In Leishmania major strain Friedlin complete genome, chromosome 34, the following proteins share a genomic window:
- a CDS encoding putative actin-like protein, which yields MSVVEVGTFNVRAGYIGDATCTRCVPALRAAAAPEEVDLISLLYAAGKSLDTAPLPSSSAFANEEAGGPADSLLSQGSGAPPNALLPLWSLRQVERHPKQHIDSLRRLKRDVLENAEQDPLCLVLPEIWHERIDVMEALFQLILEAPGLTTALYCMRPSVGWTFASGAASSIVLDVGHSHTTVTAVLDGYALRHSVDTIPVGGDAVTAQYSELLSKHRPVVEAAAPVLSHSTVREIYWRDWVADVKHCLARVLPYQGGTGSVASAAGKGSALTAVKEAAVRAAADLQAPDGARVHLDERKAALPFEVFFSAAGDEKRNVATLMAMCKRQMDPEWQLHTVPHLLAGAGSLVPGFRDRVVEELKAQDSSYFRYERDGVLNMAQTADGAWVGASMAASSSSFEPLWVTRGEWAEEGASVLYRKLFY from the coding sequence GGTAGATCTCATCTCGCTTCTGTACGCCGCCGGAAAGAGCCTCGatacggcgccgctgccgtcgtcttCCGCCTTTGCAAACGAGGAAGCAGGGGGGCCTGCGGACTCCTTGCTGAGTCAAGGCAGTGGCGCACCCCCAAACGCGCTTTTACCGCTGTGGAGTCTACGCCAAGTGGAACGCCATCCGAAGCAGCACATAGACTCGCTGCGTCGACTAAAGCGGGACGTGTTGGAGAACGCTGAGCAGGACCCGCTCTGCCTCGTCCTGCCCGAGATCTGGCACGAGCGGATAGACGTGATGGAGGCGCTGTTTCAGCTCATCCTGGAGGCCCCAGGCCTCACGACGGCTCTCTACTGCATGCGTCCTAGTGTGGGATGGACGTTTGCGTCTGGCGCCGCCTCGAGCATCGTGCTGGATGTGGGGCACAGCCACACAACTGTTACTGCCGTCTTGGATGGCTATGCACTGCGCCACTCCGTTGACACGATCCCCgtcggcggtgacgccgTCACGGCCCAGTACAGCGAGCTGCTCAGCAAGCACCGACCCGtcgtcgaggcggccgcgccaGTGCTGTCACATAGCACGGTGCGAGAGATTTACTGGCGCGATTGGGTGGCCGATGTAAAGCACTGCTTGGCACGCGTGCTGCCGTATCAGGGTGGCACCGGCAGTGTCGCATCTGCTGCAGGGAAGGGGTCTGCGCTAACAGCGGTCAAGGAggccgccgtgcgcgcggcagcagactTGCAGGCGCCGGAtggcgcacgtgtgcaccTTGACGAACGCAAAGCTGCTCTCCCGTTCGAGGTGttcttcagcgccgccggagACGAGAAACGGAACGTGGCGACTCTGATGGCCATGTGCAAGCGACAGATGGATCCGGAGTGGCAGCTGCACACAGTGCCGCACTTGCTTGCTGGTGCCGGTAGCCTTGTGCCGGGCTTCCGTGACCGTGTGGTTGAAGAGCTGAAGGCACAGGACTCCTCCTACTTCCGCTATGAACGGGATGGGGTGTTGAACATGGCGCAGACCGCCGATGGCGCGTGGGTGGGGGCGTCCAtggccgcctccagctcgtcCTTTGAACCACTCTGGGTGACACGGGGGGAATGGGCTGAGGAGGGCGCCTCGGTGCTGTACCGTAAGCTCTTCTACTAG